One Edaphobacter bradus DNA window includes the following coding sequences:
- a CDS encoding M13 family metallopeptidase yields MRNGQNWMGTRMWLRLGAGIAIASAATGAGLAQQNHPAPAAITKPVEVYKPIPGFDSTSIDTSVNPCNDFYKFACGKFASNHPIPADQPAVDEFYALFNVNTQSLNSILAKAATGGSARTPNEQKIGDYYKSCMDTDAIEAKGLAPLQPMLDEIKAVEDLSELPSLIGRLQRNGVDVFFGFGEQQDYKDASKQIAFIDQGGLGLPERDYYLRTGAKDETLRKQYVEHVAKMLTLAGSTPEQATTDANAIMVFETKLAKASMPVTERRDPEKVYHLQTIEVLENTIPADAFNPFLDAVGSARVSELNNANPEFLAAMMQSVHESDITTIKAYMRYHLLSAAANRLPKRFDDENFDFYGRKLNGQPEQSPRWKRCSNAVNGALGEALGQVYVAQYFAGDSKAKTLQMVYDIENAMDRDIDQLDWMSPATRVRAKEKLHLVANKIGYPDKWRDYTKLEVKPDDALGNKFRGNAFENDRQLAKIGKPVDHNEWGMTPPTVNAYYDPSMNDINFPAGILQPAFYDPKQDDAVNYGHIGAVIGHELTHGFDDEGRKFDGKGNLSDWWTPEDAKKFEARTDCLVNEYGSFTAVDDVKVNGKLTLGENTADNGGLVLAYLAYLERAKINNVDLKAKVNGYTAPQRFYIGFAQNYCENSRDAIIREQVLTDPHSPDHFRVTGAIVNQPGFADAFGCKKGSPMVPVNSCRVW; encoded by the coding sequence ATGAGGAACGGACAAAATTGGATGGGTACGCGCATGTGGCTCCGTCTCGGGGCAGGGATTGCAATTGCGTCGGCCGCGACAGGCGCGGGGCTCGCCCAGCAAAACCACCCAGCCCCGGCCGCAATTACCAAGCCCGTTGAGGTTTACAAGCCCATCCCAGGATTCGACTCCACATCCATCGACACTTCCGTCAATCCCTGCAACGACTTCTACAAGTTCGCCTGCGGTAAGTTTGCGAGCAACCATCCCATTCCTGCTGACCAGCCTGCGGTCGACGAGTTCTACGCCCTGTTCAACGTCAATACGCAGTCCCTCAACAGTATTCTCGCCAAAGCGGCGACCGGCGGCTCCGCGCGTACGCCCAATGAGCAGAAGATCGGCGACTACTACAAGAGCTGCATGGACACGGACGCCATTGAAGCCAAAGGCCTTGCGCCTCTCCAGCCGATGCTCGACGAGATCAAGGCCGTCGAGGATCTGTCCGAGCTTCCGTCGCTCATCGGCAGGCTGCAGCGGAATGGCGTCGATGTCTTCTTCGGCTTCGGCGAACAGCAGGATTACAAGGACGCCAGCAAGCAGATAGCCTTCATCGATCAGGGTGGGCTGGGGCTTCCCGAGCGCGACTACTACCTCAGGACGGGAGCCAAGGACGAGACGCTTCGCAAGCAGTACGTCGAACACGTTGCGAAGATGCTCACTCTGGCCGGTAGCACGCCCGAGCAGGCAACCACGGACGCGAACGCCATCATGGTCTTCGAGACGAAACTCGCAAAGGCCTCCATGCCTGTCACCGAGCGCCGCGATCCTGAGAAGGTTTATCACCTCCAGACCATCGAGGTCCTCGAGAACACGATTCCTGCCGATGCCTTCAATCCTTTTCTGGACGCTGTCGGCTCTGCACGTGTCTCGGAGCTGAACAACGCCAATCCGGAATTTTTGGCTGCGATGATGCAGTCTGTTCATGAGTCCGATATCACGACGATTAAGGCCTACATGCGCTACCATCTGCTCTCGGCTGCCGCGAACCGCCTGCCCAAGCGCTTCGACGACGAGAACTTCGACTTCTACGGTCGCAAGCTCAACGGCCAGCCCGAGCAGAGCCCGCGCTGGAAGCGTTGCTCGAATGCGGTCAACGGCGCGCTTGGAGAGGCTCTCGGTCAGGTCTACGTTGCGCAGTACTTCGCGGGCGACAGCAAGGCCAAGACGCTCCAGATGGTCTACGACATCGAGAACGCCATGGACCGCGACATCGACCAGCTCGACTGGATGTCTCCAGCGACGCGCGTCCGCGCCAAAGAGAAGCTGCATCTGGTGGCCAACAAGATCGGCTATCCCGACAAGTGGCGCGACTACACGAAGCTTGAGGTCAAGCCCGACGACGCGCTTGGCAACAAGTTCCGCGGTAATGCCTTTGAGAACGATCGCCAGCTCGCCAAGATCGGCAAGCCCGTCGATCACAACGAATGGGGCATGACTCCGCCGACGGTCAACGCCTACTACGACCCGAGCATGAACGACATCAACTTCCCGGCGGGAATCCTGCAGCCGGCCTTCTACGACCCCAAGCAGGATGACGCCGTGAACTACGGGCACATCGGCGCGGTCATCGGCCATGAGCTCACGCACGGCTTCGACGACGAGGGCCGCAAGTTCGACGGCAAGGGCAACCTGAGCGACTGGTGGACTCCCGAGGACGCCAAGAAGTTCGAGGCCCGCACCGACTGCCTCGTCAACGAATATGGTTCGTTTACTGCAGTTGATGACGTCAAGGTCAACGGCAAGTTGACGCTCGGCGAGAACACTGCCGACAACGGCGGCCTCGTCCTCGCGTACCTCGCTTACCTTGAACGCGCGAAGATCAACAACGTCGATCTTAAGGCCAAGGTCAACGGCTACACCGCGCCGCAGCGCTTCTACATCGGCTTCGCGCAGAACTACT
- a CDS encoding PhoH family protein, with protein sequence MIRQAIEITPGIEPLYGTHDENLRLMEDGLHVTIDLRSDAIHVTGNADSVARVERVFADFDALRRSGVNLHNGELHGMLKVVVADPSVTLRSLVDSGKQRSSGVKRMVQPRSPNQRKYVEAIEQNDMTFGLGPAGTGKTYLAVAMAVSALMAKRVSRIILVRPAVEAGERLGFLPGSLQEKVDPYLRPLYDALYDLVDPPKVDKMLESSVIEVAPLAFMRGRTLNDAFIIMDEAQNTTSEQMKMFLTRMGNNSKAVITGDLTQIDLPNPKRSGLLDALHVLDGVEGIRFCHFEDTDVVRHHLVQRIVRAYDSYGRAQQELPLSMGEPAMPEPPMTATSKTKPVAKPQ encoded by the coding sequence TTGATCAGACAAGCCATTGAAATCACCCCCGGTATCGAGCCGCTTTACGGCACCCACGACGAAAACCTCCGTCTGATGGAAGATGGCCTGCATGTGACCATCGACCTTCGATCTGACGCCATCCATGTGACAGGCAACGCCGACAGCGTTGCGAGGGTGGAGCGTGTCTTCGCCGACTTCGACGCATTGCGCAGGAGCGGCGTAAATCTGCACAATGGCGAACTCCACGGAATGCTCAAGGTGGTCGTCGCCGATCCGTCGGTGACGCTGCGCTCGCTGGTGGACTCAGGCAAGCAGCGTTCGTCCGGCGTGAAGCGGATGGTGCAGCCGCGGTCTCCGAACCAGCGGAAGTATGTCGAAGCCATCGAGCAGAACGATATGACCTTCGGGCTGGGCCCAGCCGGTACCGGAAAGACGTATCTTGCTGTAGCGATGGCGGTTTCGGCGCTGATGGCCAAGCGGGTCAGCCGCATCATTCTCGTCCGTCCAGCGGTTGAGGCGGGCGAGCGGCTGGGCTTTCTCCCGGGCTCGCTGCAGGAGAAGGTCGATCCCTACCTGCGGCCGCTGTACGACGCGCTGTACGATCTGGTGGACCCGCCAAAGGTGGACAAGATGCTGGAGTCCAGCGTGATCGAGGTGGCTCCGCTGGCGTTCATGCGCGGGCGGACGCTGAACGACGCCTTCATCATCATGGACGAGGCGCAGAACACGACCAGCGAGCAGATGAAGATGTTCCTTACCAGAATGGGCAACAACTCCAAGGCCGTGATTACAGGCGACCTGACGCAGATCGATCTTCCGAATCCGAAGAGGTCGGGCCTGCTGGACGCGCTGCATGTTCTCGATGGCGTCGAGGGCATCCGCTTCTGCCACTTCGAGGACACCGACGTCGTCAGGCACCACCTTGTGCAGCGGATTGTGCGCGCCTATGACAGCTACGGGCGGGCACAGCAGGAACTCCCGCTCTCGATGGGCGAGCCGGCCATGCCGGAGCCGCCGATGACTGCGACGAGCAAGACCAAGCCTGTCGCCAAGCCGCAGTAA
- the rpsT gene encoding 30S ribosomal protein S20: MANHVSSLKRARQTESKTAVNRANKSKLRGTLRSLREAIAKGDAQNLTQAYRETVSVLDKSVQKGVIHKNTASRYKSRLNARVKAASAKKAA, translated from the coding sequence ATGGCAAATCATGTTTCTTCGTTGAAGCGCGCACGTCAGACAGAGTCCAAGACCGCGGTAAACCGCGCCAACAAGAGCAAGCTCCGTGGCACCCTCCGCTCGCTGCGTGAGGCCATCGCGAAGGGCGACGCCCAGAACCTCACGCAGGCCTATCGCGAGACCGTCTCGGTGCTCGACAAGAGCGTCCAGAAGGGCGTGATCCACAAGAACACAGCGAGCCGCTACAAGAGCCGCCTGAACGCCCGCGTCAAGGCGGCGTCCGCGAAGAAGGCTGCCTAA
- the ybeY gene encoding rRNA maturation RNase YbeY: MITIEPPSTLSNSAVAALSRAGLTRFLNRARGAVELAGDVEVLLTSDAELKRLNRAFRGKNKPTDVLSFPSPEEIAGEHAGDLAISLETAERQAASFGHTLRDEVRVLMLHGLLHLSGMDHETDHGEMAAREAELRRELRLPVTLIERVSRPRDRRRR; the protein is encoded by the coding sequence ATGATTACCATCGAGCCTCCAAGTACACTCTCCAACTCCGCGGTGGCGGCACTCTCCAGGGCCGGCCTGACGCGGTTTCTCAATCGCGCGCGGGGCGCGGTGGAACTTGCCGGCGACGTAGAGGTGCTGCTGACCTCGGATGCTGAACTGAAGAGGTTGAACCGCGCTTTCAGGGGAAAGAACAAACCCACCGATGTGCTCAGTTTTCCCTCACCGGAGGAGATTGCCGGCGAACATGCAGGCGATCTCGCGATCTCGCTTGAGACCGCGGAGCGGCAGGCGGCGAGCTTCGGACATACGCTGCGCGATGAGGTCCGCGTGCTGATGCTGCATGGCTTGTTGCACCTCTCAGGCATGGACCACGAGACCGATCACGGCGAGATGGCCGCGCGCGAGGCGGAGTTGCGGCGCGAGCTTCGGCTTCCGGTGACGCTGATCGAGCGCGTGAGCAGACCGCGCGACAGGCGGCGGCGATGA
- a CDS encoding HAD-IIB family hydrolase yields MRMLALDMDGTLLGLDGQVSRRNLAALEAAERAGVEVVIATGRRHSYAMRVLRGLGLNEENALISSNGAVTRTLGAKLLERTLLPGPTAEWLCGHLGEYRRSLLLTFDRVMPDGDDARGALVVEEMEELNGSIARWMAANAQYIEKVVPIERAIESGGLIQMMLTGPVEKMRQAEARLLESPKVSAVGLTPLRKDEVRDEQRAEETTERMQAVPQAAENAEAALHRTEYPERDLSIVDILPAGCSKGLALLQLAADRGVKPEEIVAVGDNWNDISMLEAAGHAVLMANAPEDLKSIAEGRGWMIGRRNDQDGVAEVVAMVLDGALRGV; encoded by the coding sequence ATGCGGATGCTGGCCCTGGACATGGATGGGACGCTGCTGGGACTCGATGGGCAGGTGAGTCGGCGGAACCTGGCGGCTTTAGAGGCGGCTGAACGGGCTGGCGTGGAGGTCGTGATCGCGACCGGGCGGCGGCACAGCTATGCGATGAGGGTGCTGCGCGGGCTGGGGTTGAATGAGGAGAATGCGCTGATCAGCTCAAATGGGGCGGTGACCCGGACACTGGGGGCGAAGCTGCTGGAGCGGACTCTGTTGCCGGGGCCGACGGCGGAGTGGCTTTGCGGGCATTTGGGGGAGTACAGGAGATCGCTTCTGCTGACCTTCGACCGCGTGATGCCGGATGGCGACGATGCGCGCGGGGCCCTGGTGGTGGAGGAGATGGAGGAGCTGAACGGGAGCATCGCGCGATGGATGGCGGCCAATGCACAGTACATCGAGAAGGTGGTTCCGATCGAGCGGGCGATCGAGAGCGGCGGGCTGATCCAGATGATGCTGACGGGGCCGGTGGAGAAGATGCGGCAGGCGGAGGCGCGGCTGCTGGAGAGTCCGAAGGTTTCGGCGGTGGGGCTTACTCCGCTGCGCAAGGACGAGGTTCGTGACGAGCAGCGAGCGGAGGAGACTACGGAGCGGATGCAGGCGGTTCCACAGGCGGCGGAGAACGCAGAGGCAGCGCTGCACCGGACGGAGTACCCCGAGAGGGACCTGAGCATTGTGGATATTCTGCCGGCGGGTTGCAGCAAGGGGCTGGCGCTGCTGCAGCTGGCGGCCGACCGCGGAGTGAAGCCCGAGGAGATTGTGGCGGTGGGGGACAACTGGAACGACATCTCGATGCTGGAGGCGGCGGGGCACGCGGTGCTGATGGCGAACGCTCCTGAAGACCTGAAGTCGATTGCGGAAGGGCGCGGGTGGATGATCGGGCGGCGGAATGATCAGGATGGGGTGGCGGAGGTAGTGGCGATGGTGCTGGATGGGGCTTTGCGCGGGGTTTGA
- a CDS encoding hemolysin family protein — translation MTYGYNALITLLLAILALAAYVDRIYSEMGKFLAREYQDNVDSWEELVEPRLRLGRESIALSASVLRQLTLAAIALLWGVRLFYGPPFPAHAPGWGEIVRAVIELILLLLAFDRLVPQILFARTRGRWVVRIRLLLLVLYYLILPVTLLLGLLLSIAALAEPEDVAVEEHPSEAMEALLEAGQEEGILEASDRALVRSVVEFGDKVVREVMTPRPEIFAVPGTLTLREFTAEINEHAFSRVPVFDGTLDHVTGIAFAHDLLKVLDIEAGTRTVAQMQRPVAFVPETKKVAELLREMQREKQHMRMVIDEYGGVAGLVTIEDLLEAIVGDIADEHDEQGEDEAPVREADGAYAVSGGFEVSRLRELFADQMGEPTRPVEDIEPTDGDEETPHEEEVNPARLADEYESTTVGGLVSELAGHIPLPGEVVEKDGVRLEVLASTDRRIDRVRVSLTGHVSEP, via the coding sequence ATGACATACGGCTACAACGCGCTGATTACGCTGCTGCTGGCGATTCTAGCGCTGGCGGCGTATGTGGACCGCATCTACTCGGAGATGGGCAAGTTTCTTGCCCGCGAGTACCAGGACAACGTGGACTCGTGGGAGGAACTGGTGGAGCCTCGGCTGCGGCTTGGCCGCGAGTCGATTGCGCTGTCGGCCTCGGTGCTGCGGCAGCTTACGCTGGCGGCGATTGCGCTGCTGTGGGGCGTGAGGCTCTTTTACGGGCCTCCGTTCCCCGCGCATGCTCCGGGCTGGGGCGAGATTGTGCGCGCAGTGATTGAGCTGATCCTGCTGCTTCTGGCCTTCGACCGGCTGGTTCCGCAGATTCTTTTTGCAAGAACGCGCGGTCGATGGGTTGTGCGTATCCGGCTGCTGCTGCTGGTGCTGTACTACCTGATTCTGCCGGTGACGCTGCTGCTGGGACTGCTGCTTTCGATTGCGGCGCTGGCCGAGCCGGAGGACGTCGCGGTTGAGGAGCATCCTTCGGAGGCGATGGAAGCTCTGCTCGAGGCGGGGCAGGAGGAGGGCATCCTCGAGGCTTCGGACCGCGCGCTGGTGCGGTCGGTGGTCGAGTTCGGCGACAAGGTAGTGCGCGAGGTGATGACGCCGCGACCGGAGATCTTTGCCGTGCCCGGGACGCTGACGCTGCGCGAGTTTACGGCGGAGATCAACGAGCATGCGTTTTCGCGCGTTCCCGTGTTTGACGGGACGCTGGACCATGTGACCGGCATCGCCTTTGCCCATGACCTGCTGAAGGTGCTGGACATCGAGGCAGGGACGCGAACGGTGGCGCAGATGCAGCGGCCTGTGGCGTTCGTGCCGGAGACGAAGAAGGTTGCCGAGCTGCTGCGCGAGATGCAGCGCGAGAAGCAGCACATGCGGATGGTGATCGACGAGTACGGCGGCGTGGCCGGGCTGGTGACTATCGAAGATCTGCTGGAGGCCATTGTTGGCGATATCGCCGACGAGCACGACGAGCAGGGAGAAGATGAGGCCCCTGTGCGCGAGGCAGACGGCGCGTATGCGGTTTCGGGTGGCTTCGAGGTCTCGCGGCTGCGGGAGCTGTTCGCCGACCAGATGGGTGAGCCGACGCGGCCGGTTGAGGACATCGAGCCAACCGACGGCGATGAGGAGACGCCCCACGAGGAGGAGGTCAATCCTGCCCGGCTCGCTGACGAGTATGAGTCGACGACGGTGGGCGGACTGGTCTCAGAACTCGCCGGACATATTCCCCTGCCCGGCGAGGTGGTAGAGAAAGACGGGGTGCGCCTGGAGGTTCTGGCTTCGACCGACCGCCGGATCGACCGGGTGAGGGTCAGCCTGACCGGGCATGTCTCCGAGCCCTGA